From one Neovison vison isolate M4711 chromosome 1, ASM_NN_V1, whole genome shotgun sequence genomic stretch:
- the PKIB gene encoding cAMP-dependent protein kinase inhibitor beta, producing MRTDSSEMTDVESVVNNFASSARTGRRNAVPDIQGSAGMGGSAELPLKLEALSMKEDVQKKNEETTQRQLETPKKEEK from the exons ATGAGGACAGATTCGTCCGAGATGACTGATGTGGAGTCTGTGGTCAACAATTTTGCCTCTTCGGCCAGGACTGGCCGCCGGAATGCCGTGCCGGACATCCAGGGCTCGGCCGGGATGGGCGGGTCCGCAGAGCTGCCCCTCAAACTGGAGGCCCTGTCCATGAAGGAAG atgtgcaaaagaaaaatgaagaaacaacacAAAGGCAATTGGAAACGccgaagaaagaagaaaaatga